A part of Streptomyces sp. NBC_01235 genomic DNA contains:
- a CDS encoding carbohydrate ABC transporter permease, translated as MTIASSSPPSHREGRGDGRLAALFLAPALLGFVVFLLYPTLRGVYLSFTRFNLLTPAEWVGLDNYVRMVHDPIFWDSLKVTVEYVVLNIGVQTVAALAIAVLLQRLTQSALLRGIVLTPYLMSNVVAGLVWLWILDTQLGIGNEIVSALGFDRIPFLADETWAIPTIALINVWRHVGYTALLLFAGLQAIPNDVYEAARVDGAGEWRMFWRITMPLLRPVLAVVLIMTVIGSFQVFDTVAVTTAGGPANATNVLQYYIYGSAFGRFQFGYASAMSVALLVVLSAITVLQYRLTRAGRTDLG; from the coding sequence ATGACCATCGCCTCCAGCAGTCCTCCGTCGCACCGTGAAGGGCGGGGTGACGGCCGACTCGCCGCGCTGTTCCTCGCCCCGGCCCTGCTGGGGTTCGTGGTCTTCCTGCTCTATCCGACGCTGCGGGGCGTCTACCTGAGCTTCACCCGCTTCAACCTGCTGACGCCGGCGGAGTGGGTGGGCCTGGACAACTACGTGCGGATGGTCCACGACCCCATCTTCTGGGACTCCCTGAAGGTCACCGTGGAGTACGTCGTCCTCAACATCGGTGTGCAGACGGTCGCGGCCCTCGCCATCGCCGTACTGCTGCAACGGCTCACGCAGTCGGCGCTGCTACGGGGCATCGTGCTCACCCCGTACCTGATGTCGAACGTCGTCGCGGGCCTCGTCTGGCTGTGGATCCTCGACACCCAGCTCGGCATCGGCAACGAGATCGTCAGCGCCCTCGGCTTCGACCGCATCCCCTTCCTGGCCGACGAGACCTGGGCCATCCCGACCATCGCCCTGATCAACGTCTGGCGGCACGTCGGCTACACCGCCCTGCTGCTCTTCGCCGGTCTCCAGGCGATCCCGAACGACGTCTACGAGGCGGCCAGGGTCGACGGCGCGGGCGAGTGGCGGATGTTCTGGCGGATCACGATGCCGCTGCTGCGTCCGGTGCTGGCGGTCGTGCTGATCATGACCGTGATCGGGTCGTTCCAGGTGTTCGACACCGTGGCCGTGACCACGGCGGGCGGTCCCGCGAACGCCACCAACGTGCTCCAGTACTACATCTACGGCTCCGCCTTCGGCCGTTTCCAGTTCGGCTATGCCTCGGCGATGTCCGTCGCCCTGCTGGTCGTCCTGAGCGCGATCACCGTCCTGCAGTACCGGCTCACCCGGGCCGGCCGGACCGACCTCGGCTGA
- a CDS encoding carbohydrate ABC transporter permease: protein MAVATTTTPPTTTTTTGIRPVRRRISFGRAAAWTAMGLIVLITLLPFYWILRTALSSNAGLGADPANPLPVGLGTGGFERALGLQSAKEAIAQGGAGGGLDFWRYLLNSVIVSTLITGCQIFFSAMAAYAFARLRWRGRDKVFGLFLAGLMVPTIFTLLPNFVLVKQLHLVDTLWGIALPSLFMTPFAVFFLRQFFMNIPLEVEEAALLDGAGKVKIFFRVILPMASTPVITLSVLTYITSWNDYFWPLMVSYSDSSRVLTVALAVFRAQTPATGVDWSGLSAATLIAALPMLVLFACFARRIVSSIGFTGIK from the coding sequence ATGGCTGTCGCGACGACAACGACACCCCCGACCACCACGACGACGACCGGCATACGGCCGGTCCGGCGCAGGATCTCCTTCGGCCGGGCCGCCGCCTGGACCGCGATGGGCCTGATCGTGCTCATCACCCTGCTGCCGTTCTACTGGATCCTGCGCACCGCGCTCTCCTCCAACGCGGGCCTCGGCGCCGACCCCGCCAACCCGCTGCCGGTCGGTCTCGGCACCGGCGGGTTCGAACGGGCCCTGGGGCTCCAGTCCGCCAAGGAGGCGATCGCGCAGGGCGGCGCCGGGGGCGGGCTCGACTTCTGGCGCTATCTGCTCAACTCGGTGATCGTCTCGACCCTGATCACCGGCTGCCAGATCTTCTTCTCGGCGATGGCCGCCTACGCCTTCGCGCGGCTGCGCTGGCGGGGCCGGGACAAGGTGTTCGGCCTGTTCCTGGCGGGGCTGATGGTGCCGACCATCTTCACGCTGCTGCCGAACTTCGTGCTCGTCAAGCAACTCCACCTGGTGGACACCCTGTGGGGCATCGCGCTGCCCAGCCTCTTCATGACCCCGTTCGCGGTGTTCTTCCTGCGGCAGTTCTTCATGAACATCCCGCTCGAGGTCGAGGAGGCGGCGCTGCTCGACGGCGCCGGAAAGGTGAAGATCTTCTTCCGGGTGATCCTGCCCATGGCGTCGACGCCGGTCATCACGCTGTCCGTGCTGACGTACATCACCTCCTGGAACGACTACTTCTGGCCGCTGATGGTCTCCTACAGCGACAGCTCGCGGGTGCTGACGGTGGCGCTGGCGGTCTTCCGCGCGCAGACCCCGGCGACCGGCGTCGACTGGTCCGGGCTGTCCGCGGCGACGCTGATCGCCGCGCTGCCGATGCTGGTGCTCTTCGCCTGCTTCGCCCGCCGCATCGTCAGCTCCATCGGCTTCACCGGGATCAAGTGA
- a CDS encoding extracellular solute-binding protein encodes MTRLRTLTALAGALTLSLATGCAQGGSTGASAHTVTYWLWDANQLPAYQACAKGFERENPQLNVKITQLGWSDYWTKLTAGFIAGTQPDVFTDHIQKFGQFADLKVLEPLDDLGVKDSAYQPGLAANWIGQDGHRYGTPKDWDTVALFYDAKLAKAAGLTAGQLYGLSWNPKDGGTFEKAIARLTVDRNGRRGDEPGFDKDHVKVYGLASQGGGYGDGQTQWSMFTASAGWSYTEKARWGTDYQYDSKTFQSVVKWYFGLAEKGYMAPLSDYNVQSNQGNTQVAAGKAAAAFDGAWMISTYHGFKGKDIQSALTPVGPTGKRATMMNGLADSVTKGSHNKEGARKWVAYLASDACQTIVGRYGVVFPATPAGTDAAVAAYKKQGIDVSAFTEPVADKKDFRTFSYPITNYAADVTALMQPAMEDIYGNGKPVSSLDETNSQINLILDQ; translated from the coding sequence GTGACCCGACTTCGTACGCTCACCGCACTGGCCGGAGCGCTCACGCTGTCCCTGGCGACCGGCTGCGCACAGGGCGGCTCCACCGGGGCGTCCGCGCACACGGTGACCTACTGGCTGTGGGACGCCAACCAACTGCCCGCCTATCAGGCCTGCGCCAAGGGCTTCGAGCGGGAGAACCCCCAACTAAACGTCAAAATAACCCAGTTGGGCTGGAGCGACTACTGGACCAAGCTCACCGCCGGGTTCATCGCGGGCACCCAGCCGGACGTGTTCACCGACCACATCCAGAAGTTCGGCCAGTTCGCCGATCTGAAGGTGCTGGAGCCGCTGGACGACCTCGGCGTCAAGGACTCCGCCTACCAGCCGGGACTCGCCGCCAACTGGATCGGCCAGGACGGCCACCGCTACGGCACCCCCAAGGACTGGGACACGGTCGCCCTCTTCTACGACGCGAAGCTGGCGAAGGCCGCCGGACTCACCGCCGGGCAGCTCTACGGCCTGTCCTGGAACCCGAAGGACGGCGGCACCTTCGAGAAGGCCATCGCCCGCCTCACCGTCGACCGCAACGGACGGCGCGGGGACGAGCCTGGCTTCGACAAGGACCACGTGAAGGTGTACGGCCTGGCCAGCCAGGGCGGCGGCTACGGTGACGGCCAGACCCAGTGGAGCATGTTCACCGCCTCCGCCGGATGGAGCTACACGGAGAAGGCGCGCTGGGGCACGGACTACCAGTACGACAGCAAGACCTTCCAGTCCGTCGTCAAGTGGTACTTCGGCCTGGCGGAGAAGGGCTACATGGCCCCGCTCTCCGACTACAACGTGCAGTCCAACCAGGGCAACACCCAGGTCGCCGCGGGCAAGGCGGCCGCCGCCTTCGACGGCGCCTGGATGATCTCCACGTACCACGGCTTCAAGGGCAAGGACATCCAGTCCGCCCTGACGCCCGTCGGCCCGACCGGCAAGCGGGCCACCATGATGAACGGCCTCGCCGACTCCGTCACCAAGGGCTCCCACAACAAGGAGGGCGCCCGGAAGTGGGTGGCCTACCTGGCCTCCGACGCGTGCCAGACGATCGTCGGCAGGTACGGCGTCGTCTTCCCCGCCACTCCGGCGGGCACCGACGCCGCCGTCGCCGCCTACAAGAAGCAGGGCATCGACGTCTCGGCGTTCACGGAGCCGGTCGCCGACAAGAAGGACTTCCGCACCTTCTCCTACCCGATCACCAACTACGCGGCGGACGTCACGGCGCTCATGCAGCCCGCCATGGAGGACATCTACGGCAACGGCAAGCCGGTGAGCAGTCTCGACGAGACCAACAGCCAGATCAACCTGATCCTCGACCAGTGA
- a CDS encoding SAM-dependent methyltransferase, translating into MTENAQAVDVAAQSPYTRINTNQPHTARIWNYWLGGRDNYEVDRTTGDRIRELHPGISEYARADRLFLGRAVEHLVTDAGIRQFLDIGTGLPTADNTHEVAQRLAPESRIVYVDNDPLVLAHARALLTSTPDGRTDYLDEDLRNVDAILEHAARTLDFSEPVALVLLSVVIFIGDDEDPYGLVRRLVDRLPSGSVLVLSHTVTSPAMPDVDEAVRFWNEHGTPKLTQRTPEDVARFFDGLELLEPGVVSCSRWRPEGTGDGTEPEEVAMFGAVARKR; encoded by the coding sequence GTGACCGAGAACGCACAGGCCGTCGACGTGGCCGCACAGTCGCCGTACACCCGGATCAACACCAACCAGCCGCACACCGCCCGCATCTGGAACTACTGGCTGGGCGGCAGGGACAACTACGAGGTCGACCGGACGACCGGTGACCGGATCCGGGAGTTACACCCGGGCATCAGCGAGTACGCCCGCGCCGACCGGCTCTTCCTGGGCCGTGCCGTGGAGCACCTGGTGACCGACGCCGGGATCCGCCAGTTCCTCGACATCGGCACCGGTCTGCCCACCGCGGACAACACGCACGAGGTCGCGCAGCGTCTCGCCCCGGAGTCCCGGATCGTCTACGTCGACAACGACCCGCTGGTCCTGGCGCACGCCCGCGCCCTGCTCACCAGCACACCCGATGGCCGCACGGACTATCTCGACGAGGACCTGCGCAACGTGGACGCGATCCTCGAGCACGCCGCGAGGACGCTGGACTTCAGCGAGCCCGTCGCGCTGGTCCTGCTCAGTGTGGTCATCTTCATCGGCGATGACGAGGACCCGTACGGGCTGGTCCGGCGGCTGGTCGACAGGCTGCCTTCGGGCAGCGTGCTGGTGCTGTCGCACACCGTCACCAGCCCGGCGATGCCCGATGTGGACGAGGCGGTGAGGTTCTGGAACGAGCACGGCACGCCGAAGCTGACCCAGCGCACGCCCGAGGACGTGGCCCGCTTCTTCGACGGCCTGGAGCTGCTGGAACCGGGCGTGGTGTCGTGCTCGCGCTGGCGTCCGGAGGGCACCGGGGACGGGACCGAGCCGGAGGAGGTCGCGATGTTCGGCGCAGTGGCACGCAAACGCTGA
- a CDS encoding ROK family transcriptional regulator: MTTGTAGWLPLSSGERSVAIEVLVHGPLSRTDIARRLNLSAGSLTRLTKPLIESGLLVEVPEAGAPAESRQGRPSQPLDVVAESGSFIGFKITGDMVYGVVTTLRSDIVARYDRPLTSHDPDVVVGVLGEMTDELARTHPRLAGIGIGVGGLVRVRAVVGESRFLGWRDVPLAALVEERTGLPVVVENDVAALVEAETWFGAGRGLDRFVVLTIGAGIGYGLVLGGKRVSCAEEDRDFGRHWIVNPNGPLTPDGERGSAVSLLTIPNIRYQVQAATGRERTYEEILALAAAGEPMPARVVDEAARALGTLVAQIANFVMPQKILLAGEGVGLMGVGGATVEATIRAHRHPLAAPVELETKVSDFHDWAQGAAVLAIQVLVLGAAEG; this comes from the coding sequence ATGACCACAGGTACCGCCGGCTGGCTGCCGCTGAGTTCGGGGGAGCGCTCGGTCGCGATCGAGGTGCTCGTCCACGGCCCGCTGTCACGCACCGACATCGCGCGGCGGCTGAACCTCTCCGCGGGCAGCCTCACCCGGCTGACCAAACCACTGATCGAGTCGGGCCTGCTGGTCGAGGTGCCCGAGGCGGGCGCCCCGGCGGAGTCGCGGCAGGGACGCCCCTCACAGCCACTCGACGTGGTCGCGGAGTCCGGCTCCTTCATCGGCTTCAAGATCACCGGGGACATGGTGTACGGCGTCGTCACCACCCTCCGGAGCGACATCGTCGCCCGCTACGACCGCCCGCTCACCTCGCACGACCCCGACGTCGTCGTCGGCGTGCTGGGCGAGATGACCGACGAGCTGGCCCGCACCCACCCACGCCTCGCGGGGATCGGCATCGGGGTGGGCGGGCTCGTCCGGGTCCGTGCGGTGGTCGGGGAGTCACGCTTCCTGGGGTGGCGGGACGTTCCGCTGGCCGCCCTGGTCGAGGAGCGTACGGGGCTGCCGGTGGTCGTCGAGAACGACGTCGCCGCGCTCGTGGAGGCCGAGACCTGGTTCGGCGCCGGCCGTGGCCTCGACCGCTTCGTCGTCCTCACCATCGGCGCGGGCATCGGCTACGGCCTCGTCCTGGGCGGCAAGCGGGTCTCCTGCGCCGAGGAGGACCGCGACTTCGGCCGGCACTGGATCGTGAACCCCAACGGACCGCTCACCCCCGACGGTGAGCGCGGCAGCGCCGTCTCGCTGCTGACCATCCCCAACATCCGCTACCAGGTACAGGCCGCCACCGGCCGGGAGCGGACGTACGAGGAGATCCTCGCCCTGGCCGCCGCCGGGGAGCCCATGCCCGCCCGGGTCGTCGACGAGGCGGCCCGCGCCCTGGGCACGCTGGTCGCGCAGATCGCCAACTTCGTCATGCCGCAGAAGATCCTGCTCGCCGGGGAGGGCGTCGGTCTGATGGGCGTGGGCGGGGCGACGGTGGAGGCGACCATCCGTGCCCACCGGCATCCGCTGGCCGCCCCGGTGGAGCTGGAGACCAAGGTGTCCGACTTCCACGACTGGGCGCAGGGGGCTGCCGTGCTGGCGATCCAGGTGCTGGTGCTGGGGGCCGCGGAGGGCTGA
- a CDS encoding S1 family peptidase has protein sequence MRHVRRRTVRRVTRLAAVGGLLLGGAMVTQAAMASEPPATSAVPRSAAESVVTNPGAALVAKFGTARTAGTWIGSDGQPVVAVTDEQTADAVREAGAEAKVVSHSMNELKSAAATLRSAPRVAGTAWVMDYRSNQVVVQADSTVSAGDWSQLTQTAGGIGGFVRMERTTGTFTTRINGALPILSTGGRCSAGFNVTNGSNDFILTAGHCGPTGSTWFADNQAKQQVGQTVNSNFPGSDFSLVQYASGKAGDGADVVAIGNGNGVKITGTGDAAVGQRVFRSGSTSGLRDGEVTGLDATVNYPEGTVGGLIETNVCAEPGDSGGPMFSEGVALGITSGGSGDCKTGGTTFFQPVTRALAQLGVQLIVAAPSDANNQGGNPTASDAPQPTASNTQAAIAPGSTSPGSTTPVTGIGNSATLASRLTDPRNIGPGLLVIAGSMVALVATRYIRAEQDRKAYQRYYSATWG, from the coding sequence ATGAGGCACGTACGACGACGGACCGTCCGGCGAGTGACGCGGCTGGCGGCAGTCGGCGGACTCCTCCTGGGAGGAGCCATGGTCACACAGGCGGCCATGGCGAGCGAACCACCCGCCACGTCGGCGGTGCCGCGCAGTGCGGCGGAGTCCGTCGTCACCAATCCGGGCGCGGCTCTCGTCGCGAAGTTCGGCACCGCGCGTACCGCGGGCACCTGGATCGGCTCCGACGGGCAGCCGGTCGTGGCGGTCACCGACGAGCAGACGGCCGACGCCGTCCGGGAGGCGGGCGCCGAGGCGAAGGTCGTCTCCCACAGCATGAACGAGCTCAAGTCGGCAGCGGCGACGCTGCGTTCGGCGCCCAGGGTGGCCGGCACGGCTTGGGTGATGGACTACCGGTCGAACCAGGTCGTCGTGCAGGCGGACAGCACGGTGTCGGCCGGCGACTGGTCGCAGCTGACGCAGACCGCGGGCGGCATCGGCGGCTTCGTGCGCATGGAGCGCACCACCGGCACGTTCACCACCCGGATCAACGGCGCGCTGCCGATCCTGTCGACCGGCGGACGCTGTTCGGCCGGCTTCAACGTGACCAACGGATCGAACGACTTCATCCTCACCGCCGGGCACTGCGGGCCCACCGGCTCGACCTGGTTCGCGGACAACCAGGCCAAGCAGCAGGTGGGCCAGACAGTCAACTCCAACTTCCCCGGCAGCGACTTCTCGCTCGTGCAGTACGCGAGCGGCAAGGCGGGCGACGGTGCCGACGTGGTGGCGATCGGCAACGGCAACGGGGTGAAGATCACGGGCACGGGCGACGCGGCCGTCGGCCAGCGGGTGTTCCGCAGCGGCAGCACCAGCGGACTGCGCGACGGCGAGGTCACCGGTCTGGACGCGACGGTGAACTACCCGGAGGGCACGGTCGGCGGGCTCATCGAGACGAACGTGTGCGCCGAACCCGGCGACAGCGGCGGCCCGATGTTCTCCGAGGGCGTCGCCCTCGGTATCACCTCGGGCGGCAGCGGCGACTGCAAGACGGGGGGTACGACGTTCTTCCAGCCGGTGACGAGGGCGCTGGCCCAGCTCGGGGTGCAGCTGATCGTGGCCGCGCCGTCCGACGCCAACAACCAGGGCGGAAACCCCACGGCGTCCGACGCTCCCCAGCCGACCGCCTCGAACACCCAGGCGGCGATCGCCCCGGGCTCGACCTCGCCGGGCTCGACCACTCCGGTGACGGGCATCGGCAACAGCGCGACCCTCGCCTCCCGGCTCACCGACCCCAGGAACATCGGCCCCGGGCTGCTGGTGATCGCGGGCAGCATGGTCGCCCTCGTCGCGACCCGGTACATCCGCGCCGAACAGGACCGCAAGGCCTACCAGCGGTACTACTCGGCGACGTGGGGCTGA